A genomic segment from Aegilops tauschii subsp. strangulata cultivar AL8/78 chromosome 1, Aet v6.0, whole genome shotgun sequence encodes:
- the LOC109758411 gene encoding uncharacterized protein isoform X2: MASRRERRLPPAPAFQMENPFSVKVLQVFTGAGVGCGVGIGVGRPIYLGMIPGLQQVMSATRGATDSFSGVTRHVNSALRKAGLKNIEAGIGCGVGIGHGFGIGIALKPRAIHGIQSSIAEVLSKLTSKLRDSSGETATSDLTSGSLPTSGQRPNGMSMDLEAKAFKSNFQHTSSNEISQVQPTHELRGQNGMQQEMITGGRTEKAVNLHGTDNVLQLVLKHQRVIEELRDENEKLRQVLIEELKISPAKLQPDRTSGVKAYYPCSECFDCRRRSRKSNR; encoded by the exons ATGGCGAGTCGGCGGGAACGCAGGCTTCCGCCCGCACCCGCTTTCCAGATGGAGAACCCCTTCAGCGTGAAGGTTCTTCAGGTCTTCACCGGCGCCGGCGTCGGCTGCGGCGTCGGAATCGGCGTCGGCCGCCCAATCTACCTAG GTATGATACCGGGCCTTCAGCAAGTTATGAGTGCCACAAGAGGTGCAACCGATTCTTTTTCTGGTGTCACGAGACATGTTAATTCTGCT CTAAGGAAAGCAGGGTTAAAGAACATTGAAGCGGGCATTGGATGCGGAGTTGGTATAGGACATGGTTTTGGGATAG GAATTGCCTTGAAACCACGAGCAATTCATGGAATTCAATCATCGATTGCA GAAGTTTTGTCCAAGTTAACTTCAAAGCTGAGGGATTCCAGTGGGGAGACAGCTACATCAGATCTTACCTCTGGTTCGTTGCCTACCAGTGGACAAAGACCCAATGGTATGTCCATGGATCTAGAGGCTAAGGCATTCAAAAGCAATTTCCAGCATACTTCAAGCAATGAAATATCACAAGTACAGCCGACTCATGAATTGCGTGGCCAGAATGGGATGCAGCAAGAGATGATAACAGGAGGTCGAACTGAAAAG GCTGTAAATTTGCATGGGACGGATAATGTACTTCAGTTG GTGCTGAAGCACCAAAGAGTTATCGAAGAATTACGAGACGAGAATGAAAAGCTGCGTCAGGTGCTCATAGAGGAACTTAAGATTTCACCAGCTAAATTACAACCGGATCGGACAAGTGGAGTGAAGGCCTACTATCCATGCTCGGAGTGCTTTGACTGCCGCCGTCGAAGTCGGAAATCAAACAGATAG
- the LOC109758411 gene encoding uncharacterized protein isoform X1, which translates to MASRRERRLPPAPAFQMENPFSVKVLQVFTGAGVGCGVGIGVGRPIYLGMIPGLQQVMSATRGATDSFSGVTRHVNSALRKAGLKNIEAGIGCGVGIGHGFGIGIALKPRAIHGIQSSIAEVLSKLTSKLRDSSGETATSDLTSGSLPTSGQRPNGMSMDLEAKAFKSNFQHTSSNEISQVQPTHELRGQNGMQQEMITGGRTEKVIANFLQSPLFQNDTKTDIRDAAVNLHGTDNVLQLVLKHQRVIEELRDENEKLRQVLIEELKISPAKLQPDRTSGVKAYYPCSECFDCRRRSRKSNR; encoded by the exons ATGGCGAGTCGGCGGGAACGCAGGCTTCCGCCCGCACCCGCTTTCCAGATGGAGAACCCCTTCAGCGTGAAGGTTCTTCAGGTCTTCACCGGCGCCGGCGTCGGCTGCGGCGTCGGAATCGGCGTCGGCCGCCCAATCTACCTAG GTATGATACCGGGCCTTCAGCAAGTTATGAGTGCCACAAGAGGTGCAACCGATTCTTTTTCTGGTGTCACGAGACATGTTAATTCTGCT CTAAGGAAAGCAGGGTTAAAGAACATTGAAGCGGGCATTGGATGCGGAGTTGGTATAGGACATGGTTTTGGGATAG GAATTGCCTTGAAACCACGAGCAATTCATGGAATTCAATCATCGATTGCA GAAGTTTTGTCCAAGTTAACTTCAAAGCTGAGGGATTCCAGTGGGGAGACAGCTACATCAGATCTTACCTCTGGTTCGTTGCCTACCAGTGGACAAAGACCCAATGGTATGTCCATGGATCTAGAGGCTAAGGCATTCAAAAGCAATTTCCAGCATACTTCAAGCAATGAAATATCACAAGTACAGCCGACTCATGAATTGCGTGGCCAGAATGGGATGCAGCAAGAGATGATAACAGGAGGTCGAACTGAAAAGGTCATTGCCAACTTTCTGCAGAGTCCCCTGTTCCAGAATGATACAAAAACGGACATCAGGGATGCA GCTGTAAATTTGCATGGGACGGATAATGTACTTCAGTTG GTGCTGAAGCACCAAAGAGTTATCGAAGAATTACGAGACGAGAATGAAAAGCTGCGTCAGGTGCTCATAGAGGAACTTAAGATTTCACCAGCTAAATTACAACCGGATCGGACAAGTGGAGTGAAGGCCTACTATCCATGCTCGGAGTGCTTTGACTGCCGCCGTCGAAGTCGGAAATCAAACAGATAG
- the LOC109758393 gene encoding uncharacterized protein isoform X1, which translates to MAASAPRPRQRRLAVPILLALLHLFLAPPRCQAAAMDLLPRRLAWSLMGDTVHSAVDLLPTFVAFAAPGGPAAAWRGACFAENEAVLSLTPGPRGSNSTAAGLGGAVLRLKTASAQSWTCMDLYVFATPYRIGWDYYTRAHQHTFEIKSWEEAGEMEYVKLHGVAIFLMPSGMLGTLLSLIDVIPLFSNTIWGQDANLAFLQKHMGASFNKRSQPWAANIRKEDVHSGDFLALSKIRGRWGGFQTLEKWVTGAFAGHTAVCLKDENGTLWVAESGYENKKGEEVIAIVPWDEWWGVALKDDSNPQVALLPLHPDVRSRFNESAAWEFARSMYGKPYGYHNMIFSWIDTMSENYPPPLDANLVMAAMSMWTRLQPHYASNMWNEALNKRLGTEQLDLHGIISETERRGMSFNQLLTIPEQDEWEYSDGKSTTCVAFILAMYKAAGVFAPFTESIQVTEFTIRDAYMLRIFEDNRTRLPGWCNGDADGLPFCQILGEYKMELPEYNTIQPYANMNENCPSSPPTYDRPLRC; encoded by the exons atggcggcgtcggcgCCCAGGCCGCGGCAGCGACGCCTCGCCGTGCCTAtcctcctcgccctcctccacCTTTTCCTGGCTCCGCCGCGATGCCAGGCCGCGGCAATGGACCTTCTGCCGCGCCGGCTAGCGTGGTCGCTCATGGGCGACACCGTACACAGCGCCGTCGACCTCCTCCCGACCTTCGTCGCCTTCGCGGCGCCCGGCGGCCCCGCGGCCGCCTGGCGCGGCGCGTGCTTCGCGGAGAACGAGGCGGTCCTCAGCCTCACGCCTGGTCCCCGTGGAAGCAACAGCACGGCCGCCGGCCTTGGCGGCGCCGTCCTACGCCTCAAG ACTGCTTCGGCTCAGAGCTGGACATGCATGGACCTGTATGTATTTGCAACGCCGTACAGGATAGGATGGGATTACTACACCAGAGCACATCAACACACCTTCGAGATCAAATCATGGGAGGAAGCAGGAGAAATGGAATAT GTGAAGCTGCATGGGGTCGCCATTTTTCTCATGCCATCCGGAATGCTCGGCACACTGTTATCTCTGATCGATGTGATTCCGCTGTTTTCGAACACCATTTGGGGACAGGATGCGAATTTGGCATTTCTTCAGAAGCACATGGGGGCTTCATTTAACAAGCGTTCTCAGCCTTGGGCTGCCAACATACGTAAAGAGGATGTGCACTCTGGTGATTTCTTGGCTCTTTCCAAGATTCGAGGGCGATGGGGTGGGTTTCAGACCTTGGAGAAATGGGTGACTGGTGCATTTGCTGGGCATACTGCGGTTTGCTTGAAAGATGAGAACGGCACACTATGGGTTGCAGAATCAGGTTACGAAAATAAAAAG GGTGAAGAAGTCATTGCTATAGTTCCATGGGATGAATGGTGGGGAGTGGCACTCAAAGATGACTCGAATCCACAGGTAGCATTGCTGCCCTTGCACCCTGACGTGAGGTCCAGATTCAATGAAAGTGCTGCATGGGAATTCGCCCGAAGCATGTATGGAAAACCCTATGGCTATCATAATATGATATTTAGTTGGATTGATACAATGTCGGAAAATTATCCCCCACCTCTTGATGCTAACCTG GTAATGGCGGCTATGTCGATGTGGACCAGATTACAACCACACTATGCTTCAAACATGTGGAACGAGGCTCTTAATAAGCGACTTGGGACTGAG CAACTTGACTTGCATGGCATCATCAGCGAGACGGAGCGACGGGGCATGTCTTTCAACCAGCTGCTGACCATACCGGAGCAGGACGAGTGGGAGTACAGCGACGGCAAGTCGACGACCTGCGTCGCCTTCATCCTCGCGATGTACAAGGCGGCTGGGGTGTTCGCTCCCTTCACGGAGTCCATCCAGGTCACGGAGTTCACC ATCCGGGACGCGTACATGCTGAGGATCTTCGAGGACAACCGGACGAGGCTGCCGGGGTGGTGCAACGGCGACGCGGACGGGCTGCCCTTCTGCCAGATCCTCGGGGAGTACAAGATGGAGCTCCCGGAGTACAACACCATCCAGCCCTACGCCAACATGAACGAGAACTGCCCCTCCTCGCCGCCCACCTACGACAGGCCGCTGCGCTGTTGA
- the LOC109758393 gene encoding uncharacterized protein isoform X2 produces MAASAPRPRQRRLAVPILLALLHLFLAPPRCQAAAMDLLPRRLAWSLMGDTVHSAVDLLPTFVAFAAPGGPAAAWRGACFAENEAVLSLTPGPRGSNSTAAGLGGAVLRLKTASAQSWTCMDLYVFATPYRIGWDYYTRAHQHTFEIKSWEEAGEMEYVKLHGVAIFLMPSGMLGTLLSLIDVIPLFSNTIWGQDANLAFLQKHMGASFNKRSQPWAANIRKEDVHSGDFLALSKIRGRWGGFQTLEKWVTGAFAGHTAVCLKDENGTLWVAESGYENKKGEEVIAIVPWDEWWGVALKDDSNPQVALLPLHPDVRSRFNESAAWEFARSMYGKPYGYHNMIFSWIDTMSENYPPPLDANLVMAAMSMWTRLQPHYASNMWNEALNKRLGTEQLDLHGIISETERRGMSFNQLLTIPEQDEWEYSDGKSTTCVAFILAMYKAAGVFAPFTESIQIRDAYMLRIFEDNRTRLPGWCNGDADGLPFCQILGEYKMELPEYNTIQPYANMNENCPSSPPTYDRPLRC; encoded by the exons atggcggcgtcggcgCCCAGGCCGCGGCAGCGACGCCTCGCCGTGCCTAtcctcctcgccctcctccacCTTTTCCTGGCTCCGCCGCGATGCCAGGCCGCGGCAATGGACCTTCTGCCGCGCCGGCTAGCGTGGTCGCTCATGGGCGACACCGTACACAGCGCCGTCGACCTCCTCCCGACCTTCGTCGCCTTCGCGGCGCCCGGCGGCCCCGCGGCCGCCTGGCGCGGCGCGTGCTTCGCGGAGAACGAGGCGGTCCTCAGCCTCACGCCTGGTCCCCGTGGAAGCAACAGCACGGCCGCCGGCCTTGGCGGCGCCGTCCTACGCCTCAAG ACTGCTTCGGCTCAGAGCTGGACATGCATGGACCTGTATGTATTTGCAACGCCGTACAGGATAGGATGGGATTACTACACCAGAGCACATCAACACACCTTCGAGATCAAATCATGGGAGGAAGCAGGAGAAATGGAATAT GTGAAGCTGCATGGGGTCGCCATTTTTCTCATGCCATCCGGAATGCTCGGCACACTGTTATCTCTGATCGATGTGATTCCGCTGTTTTCGAACACCATTTGGGGACAGGATGCGAATTTGGCATTTCTTCAGAAGCACATGGGGGCTTCATTTAACAAGCGTTCTCAGCCTTGGGCTGCCAACATACGTAAAGAGGATGTGCACTCTGGTGATTTCTTGGCTCTTTCCAAGATTCGAGGGCGATGGGGTGGGTTTCAGACCTTGGAGAAATGGGTGACTGGTGCATTTGCTGGGCATACTGCGGTTTGCTTGAAAGATGAGAACGGCACACTATGGGTTGCAGAATCAGGTTACGAAAATAAAAAG GGTGAAGAAGTCATTGCTATAGTTCCATGGGATGAATGGTGGGGAGTGGCACTCAAAGATGACTCGAATCCACAGGTAGCATTGCTGCCCTTGCACCCTGACGTGAGGTCCAGATTCAATGAAAGTGCTGCATGGGAATTCGCCCGAAGCATGTATGGAAAACCCTATGGCTATCATAATATGATATTTAGTTGGATTGATACAATGTCGGAAAATTATCCCCCACCTCTTGATGCTAACCTG GTAATGGCGGCTATGTCGATGTGGACCAGATTACAACCACACTATGCTTCAAACATGTGGAACGAGGCTCTTAATAAGCGACTTGGGACTGAG CAACTTGACTTGCATGGCATCATCAGCGAGACGGAGCGACGGGGCATGTCTTTCAACCAGCTGCTGACCATACCGGAGCAGGACGAGTGGGAGTACAGCGACGGCAAGTCGACGACCTGCGTCGCCTTCATCCTCGCGATGTACAAGGCGGCTGGGGTGTTCGCTCCCTTCACGGAGTCCATCCAG ATCCGGGACGCGTACATGCTGAGGATCTTCGAGGACAACCGGACGAGGCTGCCGGGGTGGTGCAACGGCGACGCGGACGGGCTGCCCTTCTGCCAGATCCTCGGGGAGTACAAGATGGAGCTCCCGGAGTACAACACCATCCAGCCCTACGCCAACATGAACGAGAACTGCCCCTCCTCGCCGCCCACCTACGACAGGCCGCTGCGCTGTTGA